TACAATATTTAAGAACATAATTTTGTATGCTTAGTTTGGCCTGTCCTCAAAGTCCTTGCAGAGTTGGTATCACCTCTTCAGAGGTCTTAGAACTGGTTTCAACAGGAGTTGCACAGTTTCTAGATGCCTCTGGTTAGGCCTTCCGAAGTAGAACGAGTAAGCAAAAGAATGAAAATTAGCATagctgccattcattcattcattcattttcttttcggcttagtccctccatcaatcagggtcgccacagcggaatgaaccgccaacccatccagcacatgttttaggcagcagatgccctaccagctgcaacccatcactgggaaacactcatacactttcattcacacatacaccaTGGTCAATTTCAGCATACCCAAttcccaattcccctgtaccacatgtctatggacttgtgggggaaaccggagcacctggaggaaacccacgcgaacacgaggagaacatgcaaactccacacagaaacgccaactgacccagctgggtttagaaccagcgaccttcttgctgtgaggcaaatgtgctatCAACTGTgccaccaccgtgcagccctagcTGCTATTCATAATAGTTGTAATCATGAGTAACACTATATTGCCAAAAAGCTTTGGGACACCCATTCAAATCACTGAATTCATGTGTTCCAATAACCGTCATGGTCACAGGTACACAAAATCAAGCACCTAGGCATGCAAACTGCTTCGATAAATGGTTGGGACAGCAACAGCAACTCAGACACAAAGCAGCAGGCCCTTTAAAAATCAGTGGAGTCATGGCATGTTGAGGCAGTTTGGCGAATCTGAAGTCAATAATTACAGATATCCAAACTTCATGTGATTACAAATTTCCTCAAGACTAGTGCCCAGCAGCTGCATCCATGCCTTAAATCACCAAATGCAATGCAAAGTGAAATGCAATGGTTTAAAGCAGGCCAGTAGACACTAGACCAGTGGAGACGTGTTCTCTGGAGTGACAAACTGGAGTGACAAGCTTTTCTAATGTTTGTTGGATGGGGATTATGGTATGGGGTTGTTTTTAGGAGATGGGCTTGGCCCCTTACATTTTCAGTTAGGAACGCTTAATGCTTCAGCATACCAAGACATTTTGGACAATTTAATTCACCAAATGTTTTGGGAACTGTTTGAGTATAACCCCTTCCTGTTCCAACATGATCGTACACCATTGCGCATATCAAGGTCCATAAAGACATCTACATGGTTTTGGTGGGGAGGAACTTAACTGGCCTGCATGGAGTCCTTGCCTGAAGCCAGCGGAAAACCTTTGGGATGAATTAAAGTGTAGAGTGCAAACCAGGCCTTTTCGAATATTTGGTACCTTGTCAGTAGTTGCATTAGGAATATTTTGTCCCCAAAAAAATTCTTAAGAATGTTCttgtattaattctttttttacatGGCATCTTTAAACCACATTCCTGTCATGGCtgcccaccaaaaaaaaaagtcacggTAAGACAGTTGCAATGAGCAGCATAATCACTGCTTTAAATGTGGTCAGCAGGGGAATGTCAAAAGACTGTAGAGCATCAGGACATTCTGTGAACATGGATTGCATAATTGCGGTGGATCTATAAAAAAAGATCTGCGACAGCATGAAAATGCAATAGTCAGACAGGTTGGAGGGGTCTATCTACTGTATGCAGCTCAAAACTGTATGCTTTCCTCAAGTATAGAATGTGATAAAGTGAGCATGGAAGAAGTATGTAAAATTATGAAAGACAAGAGGAGAATTTAAGACCTGGTGCATTAACAGGCAAAGCTGTAAATCAGATCTCTTGATGTAAATCCATCTCTTTCAGTAGGTGGATTGAAGTTCCGGCTTTAATCTTCTGGGGCAGCCAGCACAGAACTGTTTGTGCCATTGCTACATCTTTTGCAGCAGGACAACCATCTCAAGCTGTAGTGAAAATGCTAACAACAGCCTTCATAGTAGACAGCATGATAGAAGAGGGTCTCATGAGATGATCCCAACTCTAGTGAGGGAACCATGAGTGGGAACAGACAAAATATAAGGTGGATAAATATACCACCATAAAAGATAAAGGTGGTAAAGTGCTTCAGAGATAACCAATATTACATGTCTCTTTGGTGGTCTACATGTACAACTGCAACAGCTAAATTAAGCATGACCACAGATCATTGGGTTGCTAAGCTAGCTGGTTTTAATTTCACAATTACATATCATCCAGGGAGAGCCAACCATAATACAGCTGGTTTGTCATGTAGCCTATGCTATTAGATATGCAGCAAAAGTAGTTTATGTTAATTGTACTAAAAGCCTACAGTGTCTCCATCAAAGTAGGAAAATGCACAAAGACAGCAGTTACAGTGAGGTATTGTTAATGTGACTGCTGGTCCAAGTCAATATTGTATCCTTAGTTTCCACTATAATTGACTGCTGTAACAATGACTCACAAATGCTTTTATTGATAAAACAATGCCAAGGTGACATCAATTCAAGTGTGTATGAATGAAAGAGTGAGAGATAAATGGGCCCACCCCCCAATTATTTAATGTTGGATCTAAATTTTTATCATAATCCATTTAATCTTAAAATTTGAGATTTTTGAGATTTTAAGATTTGgacaattgtgttgtttaaaatcTATTGCCTTCTTGTTTTTTATTCTCTATATAAGGGAATGTTTGCAAAATTAGTTCCCAGACTTCCCATGGCTTTAACCTTAACTTTGGGAAGATGAGAATATGGGGAAGTTTTACAAGATGGCAAATCACAAGTTATTTGAGGGTTTCTAGAGAGATGGACTCTTCTGTAAGTTCTTTAATGCATtctaatttgaaaataaatgcacCCTGTTCACTACAATACATATGTGAACTTGGTTGTAACAAATGCATGGTTTCCTCACCCACTCCTGAAGTTGGGATTAAATGCTTGTTGCATTCAAGTGCTTTgttggcagaaaaaaaaaattaaatgaagcaTCTTTGGTTTACTTACTTGAaatgaaatatatgtaaaaaaaaaaaaaaaaagactaataaaagaataatattattacttaGATATTACTATGATcacattgtttttatatattgtgGGTTCTTCTGGAACATAAGAGTCATTAGTAGTCAGCAAGTGTTGCTGTCTGTCAGCCATCTTGGATTCAGAGGAAATTAATTTGCAGTTACAGTGACtgaccactgaaaaaaaaaaatttatggagTGGGGCAGCAGAGAGCACTCGACAGGCTGATTTGTTGTTCCACCAAAGAAAAATTGCATTTATGAGAAAAGAGCTTTTAATTAGCTGACCATTGCAGAAAGAAGCACATGGTAAATGCAACAATACAGCCATGTGctgaaacagaacaaacaaacataaaaataaagtgatttCTGACTGGAAATCCATGCTGCCATTTATTTTGCTTGATTTCTATTtggtgtattatttatatattgtttttacacTAGTAGCATTCTGTTTAATTGAATGATTGGATATGTTATCTTTGTAATTTACTGCACCACTGGAGTTGGTTACATCTGATGATCCCCTATTCCAACCTGACAACATATTTTTTCTGggctttgtttttttaaatcgttAAATTGATGTTTGCGCAGTGCTGTTTGGTTTTTGATTGCTGTTTATCTTTATCTTTCAAATTTTTATTGCATACCCTGTgtgcatttattatattaaaatacattatacgTGCATGTTTCATATTCACAAAGATGAAACATAGGAAGGATAAACATAAGAAATGTGAAAGATTTCCCCTGCTCACAGATGGGTTTGTCATATTGTCAAATAACTACTTTTGTGAGTTGTCTACTGACTGTAGaatataactgaaattaaatgtaccTTTTTGGCTGTACTTTAAACACCATGGTTCGGCTTTGGAATTTGAACAGCTgcttttttacttaatattttatctttgttttatttgttattttataatttatcatCTATTGTTTTATAGGTAGGGGTCCCTCTTTTGTGAATGCTCCTAATTTTAACATTGTTACATTTCAGAACTTTTTATATAGATTATGACACTTGTCACATGCACTTTTTGCTCAGAAGTCCAAAACATAGCTTGTTTACGTGGTTACTTTCACGTTTTAAATTACATTCTAAATATAGGCCACATACATTTACACCTTAAGTAAGTTAAAATGTTCTGTCCTCTAAGGAAAAAACTTCCAAATGGTTTCCAGGTCCCGTTCCTTTGTTGTAAATTACGTTTATGTGACGATAGGTGGCAGTATGGAACAACTAAAAGATTTTGTGACGATGAATGTGTGAGACATTCACTCGCAATCAGGAACCGATGTAAGTGGATGTAAATAATGTGCTCAGTTATCATTCATGCGACGAAGTTTTCTGCTGCTTTTCTCTGTACACATTCCTCTCGACAAAGCAAGTCTTTAATTTCAGCAGCCTCCATTCATATGAGAAAAATGGTCCATTACTTAACAGAACAGAGAGGACGACCAAACTCGACTGACTACAGGATTTACTTAAGTAAGGTTGCCCTTCACGTGCTTGACTGACATCTACAAACACGAACATTCTTTTAGGTCCTCCACATTTTCTCATCTGAAATGATAATTGCTAATTAAACATGTTAACGTTACCTCGCTTTCAAGGCTAACGGCTGGAGATTCTTGGGACTAAAAAAGGGCAAAGGcgtagaattattatttttaaacgttATTATAGAAGCCTTATtcagaaatatataaaaacaaatacatcttTATTGATACATTGAGATAAATGaatgtgtacattttaaaatgataaatattacaACGTTTGTTTTGCAGAAACTTCAGATGGGAAATACTTATCCCCCTTCCATGACATCCCTCTGTATGTTGCTGATGAACAGGTTAGCATAATGTGAATATGTGCAGCCTACTTTATATCAGTGCCAttagtaaataaatgattaattcatttagaaagttttttttaaaaaaatctagacAACTGGCATAATTTTACTCTATTTTCCAATGACATTGTATGTCTCTCATTTCAGGACTGTGGTGTTCCACCAAAGAAAATGAAAACGAATGGGGTATTGTAACCATTCACCATTCATCAGGACATTATTGTAAAGCATATGATAATAgtgttatttttttgtctttaacagaTCCTTTTTAATATGGTTGTAGAAGTACCTCGTTGGTCAAATGCTAAGATGGAGGTATGTGGATTTTTTTCTATCATTGATTCTTGAGACATGGTACAAATCATGCCCACCAGTTATAACTACTCTTGGGGTTAAAATATTATCAATTAGTAATGTTATGGGGTATTGATAGTAGAatccatttaataaaattatcCACTTCAACTTTATCATCATCAAAACAGTGCATCCACAGAGAGGGGTCCAGTCATGcgcattaaattaaatgtataaaaatatgactttattatTGAAAAGGAGCTTGTTTAATCAAAAGCTCCAGTTGATGATTACTCGTATCAAAGCAAGGTTGTTTTTTCAGTAACACACTATGCAagtcttattacattttaaagttgtgTCATTTTATGTCAGTATCATCAGACATCCTCTGTAACAAATTCAGCACGACTTTTTTCAGCACCACGATCCAGGATcgggagcaggtttatttcatataaacgaGATTAGATCagctcatttcaagcaaaggtaatactgaaagtatgtaccaaatgctcatattttcttacagtagtaacctatagatcaggggtgggcaaactcggtcctggagggccggtgtcctgcatagttttgcttcaactctaatcaaacacacctgaacatgctaatcagtgtctccaagatcactaattatctataagcaggtgtgtttgatcagagttggagctaaactgtgcaggacaccggccctccaggaccgagtttgcccacccctgctatagattatatacacttggtaaaatagttttaaaaagtttatatatacacatttataatttataataattattaacattaaataattaataatatttatgtttatatgcatatcagtttaaaaatatatataaataaaacttatgcaatctgcactctgaaataaaagtacaaaaacgggGTGTTTCATCCCAAGGGGattaaagagaacatttattaatatggatttttttttagatacaaatgcgtaCTATTTTAATATACtgatccagctttagtacaatttctgtatgataatagacatgcacaatatttgacAGCACAATATagatcagtccttcacaacacatgcagggatctcagatcagttcatccagacattttaatctgattcgcgaacttgtttgaagaatgaaattagccagagatcagttatcaagatcaaAAAATCCAGGATGTgctaaatcatcttagatcatttgaGCGAGGTACGATGAAAGGACCGCAGGTTGCTTTAGCATCTAGcatcaacagaaaaacaaactaaataaacaacaaaagtgAATCTTGAAAATCTAGAATAAGGTTTTTGATCATTGTTCATCATCTGAGTATCTGATTTTGGCTTAGATGTCCTGTCTGATTTTGCCAATGGTTGGATTTTAACATTGAATCTAATTCTTGAAGttagattaaattagattagaagAACTATTTAGTTGGAAAAATGTTTGAATATATAGCtctatatataaatcataaaagaTGTAGTTTTGtatataataatgtgatatattatttatatctatattatagATCTATAGCTTAATATCTAAGTTGTGTaattcagtattatttattaaatattaagtgcAACATCTAtcaataaaaacagttttgatGAGCAATACAATAGTATGTTATATTGTATTATCCAATACAATAGTAAGTGATTTAGTGTCACATTTCTGAATGTTtatcaggtttttttttccacagataGCCACAAAGGAACCACTAAACCCGATCAAGCAAGATGTGAAGAAAGGCAAGCTACGATATGTAGCTAATGTTTTTCCACACAAAGGATACATTTGGAACTATGGTGCACTTCCGCAGGTGATGTTctggtttttgcaaaaaaaaaaaaaaaaaaaaaatctgctcttacTAATATTCATTTTCATGGCATTCATATGTTTTACCAATACGTGAAGACATGGGAAGATCCCAAGCACACTGACAAGGAAACCATGTGCTGTGGAGACAATGACCCAATAGACGTGTGTGAGATTGGCTCGAAGGTTGGTAAAATTGCATGGTTAATAATGTCTTGCAAAATCATTTAACGTGTAATTCAGTTTTGtgttttgcaaaataaaatatattaaaataaaataagcttactaccatattttatttttcctttttgttttaaatctgtttaattttttaagtCCCCTGTTAATCTCTGTCTCAGGTGTGTGTTACGGGGCAGGTGATTCAGGTTAAAGTGCTTGGGATTCTAGGTTTGATAGATGAAGGAGAGACTGACTGGAAGGTGATAGCCATCAATGTAGAGGACCCTGATTCATCAAGCCTTCACAGTGGGTAATTTTTAACATGTTATATTTAGGTGATGTTGTCTTCATTTATGACCGTGTAATCTCACATGGTGCGTCATTAACAGGTATTGAGGATGTGAGAAAGATTAAACCTGGACATCTTGAGGCTACAGTGGAttggtttaaaaaatataaagtgcCTGATGGAAAACCTGAAAATCAGTTTGCATTCAATGGACAATTTAAGGATAAGGTAGCTTAGTAGATTGATTATGAAAGAGATGTGTAAATGCATTTAATGATCAGTCATCTAATGTTCTTGTTGTCATTATCATATTAGGACTTTGCCATGGAAGTCATAAAATCAACACACAGCTACTGGAAAGCATTGGTGATGCGAAAAAAGATGAAAGATGATGAAATAATTTGGTAAGTGAGAGATTTTTAATGTCAGATTTAATAACATTGGATTGCAGACGTCAAccgatgtgttttttttttttccaatgtcaCTACTTCCTTGCTTGATGGGGCTGTAATGCTGCCCTTCAGTTGATCATCCTTTAGCTGACATATGTCTGGTGACCACTGAACTGAACAGTTTAAATTGaactaaattaaattgaacacCAACATTCTACAACAACTCTCCTCCCTGTCACGATCTGAAATAATGTTCTGGATTTAAATTTTATCttaatctatgttaagctgctttggcacagtctacattgtaaaagcactatagaaacaaAGATGGCTTGACTTTACTTAATTCCAAAAGAGTAAAGTTAGAAATCAGGGCAAACAATGGCTGATGCATGATACGATTTTAGGGGCCGATATGTTAACCGATGTTTACTTTTATcaaatttaactatttaattactAGTAATGCCAAAGTTCAAAATAACTATTTCGCTAACAAATAGACTTGAAATTAGGAAACAGGATTGGATATtaggatattggaaaaaactgacattgcgatattttatttttctactatgatatatattacaatattgaatataattttacctgaTGATATAGttgtatttggaaagaattaataattttagatgCATCAAAATGATTTTGTAAGAGAGTATAtctacaaaaaaatataataaactaatcaCAAAAATTGAGAAATACTGTGGAGCAATTTTACAGcacacacaatatatacagtgctttatCATTTTCTCGATGTTGACCAATATTAAGATACACAAATTAAATTTtccaattagggctgcatgatattggaaaaatctgacattataatattttaatttgtcgtgatatacattgcgatatgaatataatttcacccgATGATTTGAATAGCTGTTTTGAAAGATTTCAAGACTGGGATGATTAGTCTTTTTCAGTGCAGTGTACCTGCATACATTATAATAAAtcacaagcaaaaaataaataatcaattaaacagtgctttatagttttctgggaagtctaacagtattcaagtacagaaattgaacaatcaaatgtaaaataacatgatcaaaattacataaataattttttaaataacaacgTTGTTGTCTTTTACTCTGCAATACATCATATAATCCTGATAAATAtcctaataaattacaagcatatataaatgtgGCAGATCAAAAATAAGTGATTTATGGTGTTCAGGGGAGTCTAATGGTATTCAAGTACAGATATTGAACAATCATaattgcataaataataaaaaagtaaatcttttaatctttaataaatcatatataatcctgcgatgtgactattgtgcatacatacattgcgatattgatgctcaaatgatatattgttcagccctaattccaatgtaaaataactctgtatagtcttcatcgtgtatatacacataaatacaattaatctttctaATCTTTAAGGTGAGAAATGttatttcttatgcctgaataatTTAACCTGacttaaatgataaaaacatttaaatgataaatgttttgttaacttAATTTTGCGCACAATGCAATAACAATATATTGGGCAGCCCTACTTGAAATTATGGCATATGTTGGGTTTTTGGTTTATTAGTTAAATAGTGATTTTACATATGATTTGATAGTTGATTTTAAAAACGTGAGGGAGAGAATTTCTCTGGTAATGGAATTGAAAATGTTGGCTTGATCATGGTAGACCTCTAATGTACATTGTTtgttaaattgacattttttagtCCTTATAATGGcagtatttgtgttgttttttttttgctcttgttCTTTCTTAGTCAAAACTCCTCCTTGTGCGATAGTCCCTTCAAATGCAGTGATTCAGAAGCCAGTGCTGTGGTTCAAACTGTGAgtttttttgtcctttaatactcactctttttttttcttccccattTTTGGAAACAAAAGACAAATACTCTCTTGTTGTTGTAGACCGCAGAATATGGGGAACCCCTTCCCATATCTCCTGAAGGTAAATATTGGACTTTATCATTGGCTTTACATTTACAAACTACTTAACTTCAACTTATTGTTTCTGTTTTGCAGTGGACAAGTGGCACTTCCTCTAAAAATGACAAACTCTTCATCTTTGTGAAGTGATTACTATCATAAGGTGGAAAAGAGCAAAAGCTGCCATTGCATGGGTACAGTGTAATGTACTCGacgtatttttgttttattaatgttttatttttaaaacattgctttatttattagTACAAGGAGAAAGCACTTGTCAATAATTGATTACTCGTGGTGAATTTTCTTACCaatcatttgtgtatttttgcagtttttgtacatggttattgttatttacatatttacaaaatacattttttttcagtgccaaAATCATGTCACCTTTCATACTTTGAAGTTTGAATAGTTAACAGTCTCTGCAACTTGAGTTTCTAAGTAAGattgtattaaatgtttattatcaaGGACagatatagtatttgttttcagaATTGTTCAGGGCATCCGgttgcaacaaacaaacaaatcagacTAACTGTTGCAGGTTAGGGTTTTTTTTTAGCTTCAAAGGGCATTTTTGGTGAccatattcttttaaaataaactttttttttgccttcCAGTGTTCCAgcaatttatttctgtattacGTACATTTAATTGTCTTCCACTCGTTACCAGATAACCTATAATTTCTACTCACAAATGGTCTGTAGCAAAGCCATTATCATGCCATGAACATTTGagcatgttttattttgtacatggggagtttggaaatataaaaaaattaagtaatcaaattgttttaaagaaataaaagattacaaactggattttttttgtattgacAATGCAGCATGTTACTTGTCATGTTTGGTTCTGAATTATAAATGAAATGGTTTATTCAATCTTTTCAATTCAAAGTGATCAAAGCCTGCCTTCTATAATTTTAGTTATTGTGACATTACTGAGTAGTTTTGGTATGCTGAAACAGACCAGCCTAAATGTAATTTCATCATTCTAAATACACACTGCTTGATTGGCCTTTTTTAACAAGTGTGAAAGAATTGTTCCTTTCAGCGTGTAGGATAACACTCAACTTTTGCCTTAACACTTGTTTAGTTTTACATAATCAATCTGTAACTCGTTCAGTGAGCTGAATTCAcacaaagaaatgaaatgcagttaTGAGAACATTGTGCAGAACAAGTTTTCACCTTCAAATCAAATAGTAAATTTTAACACTTGAGCACTCCAACAATACATCATGTAATGTTTTAAGCATTAGATCAGTTTGAAGAGAAAGTGGGCAAGTTCAAAATGTTTACACCTGCATTTAATGTTATTCACTCATGATTTGATCGGAAGAAATAAACAGCTGTAAGCTACCAAAAGTGGATTAGGgccaaaagaaaatataaaaaattaaaaccattTTGAGATTTAAGTCATCGTAATGCAAGATATCAAGCTAGTACAATTTCAAGAAAAATACCCCCAAAAAGTGTACAGAATAAAGTCTTTGTGTTTTGAGAAAATAATTTCaagaaaaatgcttaaaaatttgAGAATAATCTAAATACATTTcaagtatttatttgtatgtgttaCACTTCAAGAAAAAATGTTGAGAATATATGAGAATGCTATAATAACGCTTTACAATATGGGACATGTAGTCCAGTAacagataaagtacatccaggcagttTGATGAATAATTCCTGACAGTCTTATCGACATGGAGGGTTGTACTATAAGACTGAAGAGCTTCGTTGTGCTTATTACACGGCTTCTTGTCAAGATGATTTGAAGTACCTGGATGAGCCTATGTTAGTTTCAGCAGTTTATAACATGGGAtatcatgattgaccaatcagaatcaagtattctagacagctgtgtaataatgTTTGCTAATGCATTCacttacataaacaaacaatgaacaatgcatatattaaactttttcattttaacgctatttaatgaaaataattgtTGGCTCTCTAGCGCTACTCTTGTTGGCTAACTCAGAGTGTTAACAAGCAAAgtgttggattttaataatgcattagttaatgttgaactgattaataaatgctattcAAGCATTGTTCTTGTTATTACTTACATTAACATCTATGTGGCCGTTTTGTAAGGGGCACCTATCAAGCAAAATCAACATTTGCAAGCTGTTTggactgaaatgtgtgtgtgttcagtcatactggagtgataaaCACAAGTCTTTTTAAGtgacaagttttattttttttttaaattttcctgATCACTTGATCGCGgcgattttgaggcccaccgcaaggTGACGTTAGCAGTGCGGTTTTCACCGCCCAATATTGATTGGCAGGTGCGTATTACTACGTGTCAGTATCTATTAACTCGTATAATCATGTCCAcaaaacaggatttgcaaagaaactgtgattacaagatctgttccaactctatGTGATCAATCTGCACTTCAAGATGCAGTAAGTGGTACTCTTTGCTTTTCTATAGCATTTTGAAATACTTTTTGAGCTACGTTATTCAAACCGCTGGAATCAACACAGCTGCATGGTGTACACAACTGTATACCGGGACGGGAAACCAAggttattttgtacagtaacttAGCCAAAATGGATCTCTATACTGCAGCATACTTATCCGTTTAGTGAGCatcctgtcaaaaaaaaaaaaaaaaaaaaaaaccgctcgtgtttatttgtgtgtggcCCATTTatcttactgtggtatttgaCTGTGGATCTGTTTCATCATTTCATCGAGTTGATGTGTGtcattttgctttgtttattctgACATCCGAGCCTAGTTACTTTACTGAAGCAAAATGTCATAAAAGAGAGTGGGAGAAACtcttgcatttaaaggcacatgtGCAAAAAAGATACTGTTTTTCCCTCTGAcccaatatttgacatttttaacagGGTTAAAATGATCTAATGTGTATTTTGACCAGAAACTACAAagacttgttttacatcttgtaaaaaggccaAAATTGGAT
This genomic stretch from Danio aesculapii chromosome 1, fDanAes4.1, whole genome shotgun sequence harbors:
- the ppa2 gene encoding inorganic pyrophosphatase 2, mitochondrial, translating into MCSVIIHATKFSAAFLCTHSSRQSKSLISAASIHMRKMVHYLTEQRGRPNSTDYRIYLKTSDGKYLSPFHDIPLYVADEQDCGVPPKKMKTNGILFNMVVEVPRWSNAKMEIATKEPLNPIKQDVKKGKLRYVANVFPHKGYIWNYGALPQTWEDPKHTDKETMCCGDNDPIDVCEIGSKVCVTGQVIQVKVLGILGLIDEGETDWKVIAINVEDPDSSSLHSIEDVRKIKPGHLEATVDWFKKYKVPDGKPENQFAFNGQFKDKDFAMEVIKSTHSYWKALVMRKKMKDDEIICQNSSLCDSPFKCSDSEASAVVQTTAEYGEPLPISPEVDKWHFL